A region of Pseudomonas sp. Marseille-Q3773 DNA encodes the following proteins:
- a CDS encoding AraC family transcriptional regulator encodes MDKSTVPATAPVPTAPLGAWQVEAAKQLMLEKLDTGISVAEVAEACALSRSHFSRMFKQRTRMPPQQWLREQRVMKSKALLETSTMLLVDIALTCGFYDQSHFCRTFFKTEGMTPQRWQQQAFGSHRRHTAKRTASYRPCAR; translated from the coding sequence ATGGATAAATCCACCGTGCCGGCCACTGCGCCGGTTCCAACGGCGCCGCTCGGCGCCTGGCAGGTAGAAGCCGCCAAGCAACTCATGCTGGAAAAGCTCGACACCGGCATTTCGGTAGCCGAAGTCGCCGAAGCATGCGCATTGTCCCGCAGCCACTTTTCGCGCATGTTCAAGCAACGTACCCGCATGCCCCCGCAGCAATGGCTGCGCGAGCAGCGGGTCATGAAGAGCAAGGCATTGCTGGAAACGTCCACCATGCTGCTCGTGGACATCGCACTGACGTGCGGCTTCTACGATCAATCCCACTTCTGTCGGACCTTCTTCAAAACCGAAGGCATGACGCCGCAAAGGTGGCAGCAACAGGCGTTCGGGAGTCATCGTCGGCATACAGCGAAACGCACAGCCAGCTATCGACCCTGCGCACGATAG
- a CDS encoding hydrolase, which yields MRSPKTEVLTPFNSQLIFIDQQPQMAFGVQSIDRQTLKNNTVALAKAAKIFDVPTTITTVETESFSGHTYPELLAVFPDAPLLERTSMNSWDDQKVRDALKHNGRNKVIVSGLWTEVCNTTFALSAMHDAGYEIYMVADASGGTSKDAHDYAMQRMIQAGVVPVTWQQVLLEWQRDWKNRATYDAVMALVKEHSGAYGMGVDYAYTMVHKAPERVQHGPTLAPVAAAV from the coding sequence ATGCGCAGCCCTAAAACCGAAGTTCTGACCCCTTTCAACAGCCAGCTGATCTTCATCGACCAGCAGCCGCAGATGGCCTTCGGCGTGCAGAGCATTGACCGCCAGACGCTGAAGAACAACACCGTGGCCCTGGCCAAGGCTGCGAAGATCTTCGACGTGCCCACCACCATCACCACGGTCGAGACCGAAAGTTTCTCGGGGCACACCTACCCGGAACTGCTCGCCGTGTTCCCGGACGCTCCGCTGCTGGAACGCACCTCGATGAACTCCTGGGATGACCAGAAGGTGCGTGACGCGCTCAAGCACAACGGCCGCAACAAGGTGATCGTTTCCGGCCTGTGGACTGAGGTGTGCAACACCACCTTCGCCCTGTCGGCAATGCACGATGCCGGTTATGAAATCTACATGGTGGCGGATGCCTCCGGTGGCACCAGCAAGGACGCCCACGATTACGCCATGCAGCGGATGATCCAGGCGGGCGTGGTGCCGGTGACCTGGCAGCAGGTGCTGCTGGAATGGCAGCGCGACTGGAAGAACCGGGCCACCTACGATGCCGTGATGGCGCTGGTGAAAGAACATTCCGGCGCCTACGGCATGGGCGTCGACTACGCCTACACCATGGTGCACAAGGCGCCTGAGCGTGTTCAGCATGGCCCGACCCTGGCACCGGTCGCGGCAGCTGTCTGA
- a CDS encoding Rid family hydrolase yields the protein MPATQPLNKDTAYWGVPWEDAYGYPQARRVGNEIHVSGQFNHDEDGNLVAPAPLDADGKPSDFSSMGEQMRVAYANIAKLLALYGATLQDVVEETLYVLDMDAAFAVVGKVRKAAYGTERPQCASNIIGVSRLAQRPQLIEIACKAVIGAGASAH from the coding sequence ATGCCAGCCACACAGCCACTGAACAAAGACACCGCTTACTGGGGCGTTCCCTGGGAGGATGCCTATGGCTATCCGCAAGCACGCCGGGTCGGTAACGAGATCCATGTGTCTGGCCAGTTCAACCATGACGAGGACGGCAACCTGGTCGCCCCGGCGCCGCTGGATGCCGACGGCAAGCCCAGTGACTTTTCATCGATGGGCGAGCAGATGCGGGTCGCCTACGCCAACATTGCCAAGCTGCTCGCGCTGTATGGCGCAACCTTGCAGGATGTGGTCGAGGAGACGCTCTACGTGCTGGACATGGACGCGGCCTTCGCCGTCGTCGGCAAGGTGCGCAAGGCGGCATACGGCACCGAGCGGCCCCAGTGCGCAAGCAACATCATTGGTGTTTCCAGGCTGGCCCAGCGCCCGCAACTGATCGAAATCGCCTGCAAGGCTGTGATTGGCGCTGGTGCATCGGCGCATTAG
- a CDS encoding LysR family transcriptional regulator, translated as MQSLTGKLQPASATPAKWDAGEAVSQLSWDDLRIIKTLSECGNRAATAKKLGVNVSTVSRRIAQVERTLGIALFDHRKSGYLLTAEGAELRALAERVELDIVSVTRRVSRAGQGPLGKLRITTSDSLLLYFLTPIIAEFKALNEGITLEVLVGNQTLSLARDESDIAIRATRKPADSLVGRKLANIAWAPYCCAGQAVTAALFEGEQPWVSYAGALCGLRATSYVENRVAPERIVYRTDSVAAASAAIAAGLGFGFLPCMLGDITPGLVRAGPVLPELQDELWLLTHQDIRKSWRVKAFMTFCAAAVAEQKPLVEGHLPAS; from the coding sequence GTGCAATCACTCACTGGAAAACTTCAGCCTGCTTCGGCAACCCCTGCCAAGTGGGACGCAGGCGAGGCCGTCAGCCAGCTGTCGTGGGACGACCTACGCATCATCAAGACCCTCAGTGAGTGTGGCAATCGTGCCGCCACGGCCAAGAAGCTCGGGGTGAATGTGTCCACCGTTTCGCGGCGCATTGCCCAGGTCGAGCGCACCCTGGGTATCGCTCTGTTCGATCATCGCAAGTCGGGCTACCTGCTCACGGCCGAAGGTGCCGAGTTGCGGGCGCTGGCCGAGCGTGTGGAGCTGGACATCGTCAGCGTCACGCGGCGTGTTTCACGTGCCGGCCAGGGCCCCCTCGGCAAGCTGCGGATCACCACCAGCGACTCGCTGCTGCTGTACTTCCTCACCCCGATCATCGCCGAGTTCAAGGCGCTGAACGAGGGCATCACCCTGGAGGTACTGGTCGGCAACCAGACATTGAGCCTGGCCCGGGACGAGTCGGATATCGCCATCCGGGCGACGCGCAAACCTGCCGACAGCCTGGTCGGCCGCAAACTGGCCAATATCGCCTGGGCGCCGTACTGCTGTGCTGGTCAGGCGGTTACTGCAGCCCTTTTCGAAGGTGAGCAGCCATGGGTCTCGTATGCTGGCGCGCTGTGCGGTTTGCGGGCGACAAGTTACGTCGAGAACCGGGTCGCCCCCGAGCGCATCGTGTACCGCACCGATTCCGTCGCCGCTGCGAGCGCGGCCATCGCGGCAGGGCTTGGCTTCGGTTTTCTCCCATGCATGCTGGGTGACATCACGCCGGGGTTGGTGCGTGCCGGCCCGGTGCTGCCCGAGCTGCAGGATGAACTGTGGCTGTTGACTCACCAGGACATTCGCAAGTCGTGGCGAGTCAAAGCCTTCATGACTTTCTGTGCCGCCGCCGTGGCCGAGCAGAAGCCCTTGGTCGAAGGGCACCTGCCGGCCAGCTGA
- a CDS encoding zinc-dependent alcohol dehydrogenase family protein has protein sequence MKQTMLAAIAESAQAPLAVRDIDRPNPAKGQVLVRVHAAGVNPLDTKIATGAGAHARQPLPAVLGLDLAGTVVELGEAVEGFVVGQAVFGMAGGIGGAQGTMAEYIAVDARLIAAKPDALAMSEAAALPLVFITAWEGLVDRANVRPGQRVLIHGGAGGVGQVAVQLAKARGADVYASGSAASLDFIRSLGATAIDYRAQSVEAYVEQYTAGEGFDIVYDTVGGSTLDASFMAVKPYTGHVLSCLGWGQHSLAPLSFRSATYSGVFTLTPLLTGQGREHHGAILREAAALADAGQLQVRVDPRQFALADVNEAFRQVAQGRGTGKTVIRLSGD, from the coding sequence ATGAAACAAACCATGCTCGCCGCTATCGCAGAATCCGCCCAAGCCCCGCTGGCTGTGCGCGACATTGACCGCCCGAATCCCGCGAAGGGGCAGGTGCTGGTCCGGGTCCACGCCGCAGGCGTCAACCCACTCGATACCAAGATCGCCACCGGCGCAGGCGCGCATGCTCGCCAGCCGCTGCCGGCGGTACTCGGCCTGGACCTGGCCGGCACGGTCGTCGAACTGGGCGAGGCGGTCGAAGGGTTTGTCGTCGGTCAGGCAGTGTTTGGCATGGCCGGTGGCATTGGTGGGGCCCAGGGCACCATGGCCGAGTACATTGCGGTGGATGCCAGGCTGATCGCAGCCAAGCCGGATGCACTCGCCATGAGTGAGGCGGCAGCGTTGCCGCTGGTATTCATCACGGCGTGGGAAGGGCTGGTCGATCGCGCCAATGTCCGTCCTGGCCAGCGCGTGCTGATTCACGGTGGGGCAGGTGGGGTCGGCCAGGTGGCGGTGCAGTTGGCCAAGGCCCGCGGCGCCGACGTCTATGCCTCCGGTTCGGCGGCCAGTCTCGACTTCATTCGCTCCCTCGGCGCCACGGCAATCGATTACCGGGCGCAGAGCGTAGAAGCCTATGTCGAGCAGTATACGGCCGGGGAGGGGTTCGACATCGTCTATGACACCGTGGGCGGCAGCACCCTGGATGCTTCCTTCATGGCGGTCAAGCCTTATACCGGCCACGTGCTCAGTTGCCTCGGTTGGGGCCAGCACAGCCTCGCGCCGCTATCGTTCAGAAGCGCCACCTATTCAGGCGTGTTCACTTTGACACCGTTGCTTACCGGCCAGGGGCGCGAACACCACGGGGCTATCCTGCGCGAAGCGGCTGCGTTGGCAGATGCCGGGCAATTGCAGGTGCGGGTCGACCCGCGGCAGTTCGCCCTGGCAGATGTCAACGAAGCGTTTCGCCAGGTCGCGCAAGGTCGTGGTACGGGCAAGACGGTGATCCGCTTGTCGGGCGACTAG